One Epinephelus moara isolate mb chromosome 20, YSFRI_EMoa_1.0, whole genome shotgun sequence genomic window carries:
- the tbxas1 gene encoding thromboxane-A synthase isoform X3 has translation MLRQVMVRDFSSFPNRMTVRFATKPMTDCLLMLRNEQWKRVRSILTPSFSAAKMKVMVPLINTATDALMSNLNAFAESGEAFDIHKCFGCFTMDVIASVAFATQVDSQNNPDDPFVRHAQMFFSFSFFRPIMLFFIAFPFIMAPLAKLIPNKRRDQMNRFFIDSIQKIIKQREEQPPEQRRRDFLQLMLDARTSKESVSLEHFDTASHVSELDDRNQQTQQSASDQDDRPHPQEPPTRRPQKKMITEDEIVGQAFVFLLAGYETSSNTLAFTCYLLALHPECQSKVQEEVDDFFTRHESPDYTNVQELKYLDMVISEALRLYPPGFRFARDIDQDCVVNGQFLPKGATLEIPAGFLHYDPEHWPEPEKFIPERFTPEAKAGRHPFVYLPFGAGPRNCVGKRLAQLEIKMALVRLFHRFSIVACSETKVPLELKSSSTLGPKNGIFVKIKRRDTDTEGQVNSPTDS, from the exons ATGCTCAGACAAGTGATGGTCAGGGACTTCAGCAGCTTCCCAAACAGAATG ACTGTTCGCTTTGCCACCAAGCCCATGACTGACTGTCTGCTCATGCTAAGAAATGAACAGTGGAAGAGAGTGCGGAGCATCCTGACCCCATCATTCAGTGCTGCCAAGATGAAAGTG ATGGTTCCACTTATCAACACAGCCACCGATGCTCTGATGAGCAACTTGAATGCATTCGCTGAGTCAGGAGAGGCCTTTGACATCCACAa GTGTTTTGGCTGCTTCACAATGGATGTTATTGCCAGTGTGGCATTTGCAACTCAGGTTGACTCACAAAACAACCCAGATGACCCATTTGTCCGCCATGCGCAGATgttcttctccttttctttcttcaggCCCATCATGCTGTTTTTCA TTGCATTTCCATTCATCATGGCTCCTCTGGCTAAACTCATCCCCAACAAAAGACGAGACCAGATGAACAGGTTCTTCATCGACAGCATTCAGAAGATCATCaagcagagagaggagcagcCTCCTGAACAG AGGCGTCGAGACTTCCTTCAGCTGATGTTGGATGCACGAACCAGCAAGGAGAGTGTGTCTTTGGAACACTTTGACACAGCGAGCCATGTCAGCGAGCTGGATGACAGGAACCAGCAGACACAACAGTCTGCCTCTGATCAGGATGACCGTCCTCACCCACAGGAGCCTCCTACCAGGCGTCCACAGAAGAAGATGATAACTGAAGATGAGATCGTGGGTcaggcttttgtttttcttttagcgGGCTATGAAACCAGCAGCAACACGTTGGCCTTTACCTGCTACCTCCTGGCCCTCCACCCCGAATGTCAAAGCAAAGTACAGGAAGAGGTGGATGATTTCTTCACCAGACAT GAATCACCAGACTACACAAATGTTCAGGAGCTGAAGTACTTAGACATGGTTATAAGTGAAGCACTGCGCCTCTACCCTCCTGGATTCAG GTTTGCCAGAGACATCGACCAGGACTGTGTGGTGAACGGCCAGTTCCTCCCTAAAGGAGCAACGCTTGAGATCCCAGCGGGCTTCCTCCACTACGACCCGGAGCATTGGCCGGAGCCTGAGAAGTTCATCCCTGAGCG ATTCACGCCAGAAGCCAAGGCCGGCCGACATCCGTTTGTATACCTGCCGTTCGGGGCCGGTCCCCGTAACTGTGTGGGAAAGAGGCTTGCCCAACTGGAAATCAAAATGGCATTAGTGCGTCTGTTCCACAGGTTCAGCATTGTGGCCTGCTCTGAGACCAAG GTTCCTCTTGAGTTAAAGTCATCAAGCACCCTAGGACCTAAAAATGGGATATTTGTGAAAATTAAAAGAAGAGACACGGACACGGAAGGCCAAGTGAATTCTCCTACAGACAGTTAG
- the tbxas1 gene encoding thromboxane-A synthase isoform X1: MEAVVDFLNAFHIKASGLSVTLSLFLIFLGLLYWYSIYPYSVLSRCGIKHPKPVPFYGNIFMFRQGFFKPMNDLIKTHGRVCGYYLGRRAVVVIADPDMLRQVMVRDFSSFPNRMTVRFATKPMTDCLLMLRNEQWKRVRSILTPSFSAAKMKVMVPLINTATDALMSNLNAFAESGEAFDIHKCFGCFTMDVIASVAFATQVDSQNNPDDPFVRHAQMFFSFSFFRPIMLFFIAFPFIMAPLAKLIPNKRRDQMNRFFIDSIQKIIKQREEQPPEQRRRDFLQLMLDARTSKESVSLEHFDTASHVSELDDRNQQTQQSASDQDDRPHPQEPPTRRPQKKMITEDEIVGQAFVFLLAGYETSSNTLAFTCYLLALHPECQSKVQEEVDDFFTRHESPDYTNVQELKYLDMVISEALRLYPPGFRFARDIDQDCVVNGQFLPKGATLEIPAGFLHYDPEHWPEPEKFIPERFTPEAKAGRHPFVYLPFGAGPRNCVGKRLAQLEIKMALVRLFHRFSIVACSETKVPLELKSSSTLGPKNGIFVKIKRRDTDTEGQVNSPTDS, translated from the exons ATGGAGGCTGTAGTTGACTTCCTAAATGCATTCCACATCAAGGCCAGTGGATTGTCTGTGACACTCAGCCTCTTCCTCATCTTTCTGGGTCTTCTGTACTG GTATTCAATTTACCCTTATTCAGTCCTTTCTCGATGTGGCATCAAACATCCAAAGCCAGTACCTTTCTATGGCAACATATTCATGTTTCGCCAG GGGTTTTTCAAACCTATGAATGATCTCATAAAGACACACGGCAGAGTTTGTGG GTACTATTTGGGCCGGAGAGCAGTGGTGGTGATAGCGGACCCTGACATGCTCAGACAAGTGATGGTCAGGGACTTCAGCAGCTTCCCAAACAGAATG ACTGTTCGCTTTGCCACCAAGCCCATGACTGACTGTCTGCTCATGCTAAGAAATGAACAGTGGAAGAGAGTGCGGAGCATCCTGACCCCATCATTCAGTGCTGCCAAGATGAAAGTG ATGGTTCCACTTATCAACACAGCCACCGATGCTCTGATGAGCAACTTGAATGCATTCGCTGAGTCAGGAGAGGCCTTTGACATCCACAa GTGTTTTGGCTGCTTCACAATGGATGTTATTGCCAGTGTGGCATTTGCAACTCAGGTTGACTCACAAAACAACCCAGATGACCCATTTGTCCGCCATGCGCAGATgttcttctccttttctttcttcaggCCCATCATGCTGTTTTTCA TTGCATTTCCATTCATCATGGCTCCTCTGGCTAAACTCATCCCCAACAAAAGACGAGACCAGATGAACAGGTTCTTCATCGACAGCATTCAGAAGATCATCaagcagagagaggagcagcCTCCTGAACAG AGGCGTCGAGACTTCCTTCAGCTGATGTTGGATGCACGAACCAGCAAGGAGAGTGTGTCTTTGGAACACTTTGACACAGCGAGCCATGTCAGCGAGCTGGATGACAGGAACCAGCAGACACAACAGTCTGCCTCTGATCAGGATGACCGTCCTCACCCACAGGAGCCTCCTACCAGGCGTCCACAGAAGAAGATGATAACTGAAGATGAGATCGTGGGTcaggcttttgtttttcttttagcgGGCTATGAAACCAGCAGCAACACGTTGGCCTTTACCTGCTACCTCCTGGCCCTCCACCCCGAATGTCAAAGCAAAGTACAGGAAGAGGTGGATGATTTCTTCACCAGACAT GAATCACCAGACTACACAAATGTTCAGGAGCTGAAGTACTTAGACATGGTTATAAGTGAAGCACTGCGCCTCTACCCTCCTGGATTCAG GTTTGCCAGAGACATCGACCAGGACTGTGTGGTGAACGGCCAGTTCCTCCCTAAAGGAGCAACGCTTGAGATCCCAGCGGGCTTCCTCCACTACGACCCGGAGCATTGGCCGGAGCCTGAGAAGTTCATCCCTGAGCG ATTCACGCCAGAAGCCAAGGCCGGCCGACATCCGTTTGTATACCTGCCGTTCGGGGCCGGTCCCCGTAACTGTGTGGGAAAGAGGCTTGCCCAACTGGAAATCAAAATGGCATTAGTGCGTCTGTTCCACAGGTTCAGCATTGTGGCCTGCTCTGAGACCAAG GTTCCTCTTGAGTTAAAGTCATCAAGCACCCTAGGACCTAAAAATGGGATATTTGTGAAAATTAAAAGAAGAGACACGGACACGGAAGGCCAAGTGAATTCTCCTACAGACAGTTAG
- the tbxas1 gene encoding thromboxane-A synthase isoform X2, which produces MEAVVDFLNAFHIKASGLSVTLSLFLIFLGLLYWYSIYPYSVLSRCGIKHPKPVPFYGNIFMFRQGFFKPMNDLIKTHGRVCGYYLGRRAVVVIADPDMLRQVMVRDFSSFPNRMTVRFATKPMTDCLLMLRNEQWKRVRSILTPSFSAAKMKVMVPLINTATDALMSNLNAFAESGEAFDIHKCFGCFTMDVIASVAFATQVDSQNNPDDPFVRHAQMFFSFSFFRPIMLFFIAFPFIMAPLAKLIPNKRRDQMNRFFIDSIQKIIKQREEQPPEQRRRDFLQLMLDARTSKESVSLEHFDTASHVSELDDRNQQTQQSASDQDDRPHPQEPPTRRPQKKMITEDEIVGQAFVFLLAGYETSSNTLAFTCYLLALHPECQSKVQEEVDDFFTRHESPDYTNVQELKYLDMVISEALRLYPPGFRFARDIDQDCVVNGQFLPKGATLEIPAGFLHYDPEHWPEPEKFIPERFLLS; this is translated from the exons ATGGAGGCTGTAGTTGACTTCCTAAATGCATTCCACATCAAGGCCAGTGGATTGTCTGTGACACTCAGCCTCTTCCTCATCTTTCTGGGTCTTCTGTACTG GTATTCAATTTACCCTTATTCAGTCCTTTCTCGATGTGGCATCAAACATCCAAAGCCAGTACCTTTCTATGGCAACATATTCATGTTTCGCCAG GGGTTTTTCAAACCTATGAATGATCTCATAAAGACACACGGCAGAGTTTGTGG GTACTATTTGGGCCGGAGAGCAGTGGTGGTGATAGCGGACCCTGACATGCTCAGACAAGTGATGGTCAGGGACTTCAGCAGCTTCCCAAACAGAATG ACTGTTCGCTTTGCCACCAAGCCCATGACTGACTGTCTGCTCATGCTAAGAAATGAACAGTGGAAGAGAGTGCGGAGCATCCTGACCCCATCATTCAGTGCTGCCAAGATGAAAGTG ATGGTTCCACTTATCAACACAGCCACCGATGCTCTGATGAGCAACTTGAATGCATTCGCTGAGTCAGGAGAGGCCTTTGACATCCACAa GTGTTTTGGCTGCTTCACAATGGATGTTATTGCCAGTGTGGCATTTGCAACTCAGGTTGACTCACAAAACAACCCAGATGACCCATTTGTCCGCCATGCGCAGATgttcttctccttttctttcttcaggCCCATCATGCTGTTTTTCA TTGCATTTCCATTCATCATGGCTCCTCTGGCTAAACTCATCCCCAACAAAAGACGAGACCAGATGAACAGGTTCTTCATCGACAGCATTCAGAAGATCATCaagcagagagaggagcagcCTCCTGAACAG AGGCGTCGAGACTTCCTTCAGCTGATGTTGGATGCACGAACCAGCAAGGAGAGTGTGTCTTTGGAACACTTTGACACAGCGAGCCATGTCAGCGAGCTGGATGACAGGAACCAGCAGACACAACAGTCTGCCTCTGATCAGGATGACCGTCCTCACCCACAGGAGCCTCCTACCAGGCGTCCACAGAAGAAGATGATAACTGAAGATGAGATCGTGGGTcaggcttttgtttttcttttagcgGGCTATGAAACCAGCAGCAACACGTTGGCCTTTACCTGCTACCTCCTGGCCCTCCACCCCGAATGTCAAAGCAAAGTACAGGAAGAGGTGGATGATTTCTTCACCAGACAT GAATCACCAGACTACACAAATGTTCAGGAGCTGAAGTACTTAGACATGGTTATAAGTGAAGCACTGCGCCTCTACCCTCCTGGATTCAG GTTTGCCAGAGACATCGACCAGGACTGTGTGGTGAACGGCCAGTTCCTCCCTAAAGGAGCAACGCTTGAGATCCCAGCGGGCTTCCTCCACTACGACCCGGAGCATTGGCCGGAGCCTGAGAAGTTCATCCCTGAGCG GTTCCTCTTGAGTTAA